A genomic segment from Anas platyrhynchos isolate ZD024472 breed Pekin duck chromosome 5, IASCAAS_PekinDuck_T2T, whole genome shotgun sequence encodes:
- the HARBI1 gene encoding putative nuclease HARBI1 translates to MAVPVAVLDCDLLLYGRGQRTLDRFRLEDVTDEYLVATYGFPRRFIRYLVELLGASLTRPTQRSRAISPETQVLAALGFYTSGSFQTRMGDAMGISQASMSRCVANVTEALVERASRFIRFPQDEAAVQGLKEDFYGLAGMPGVLGVVDCTHVAIKAPNAEDLAYVNRKGLHSLNCLMVCDARGALLSAETHWPGSLPDCAVLQQAALASQFENALHKDGWLLGDSSFFLRTWLMTPLHIPETPAEYRYNMAHSATHNVIERTFRTIRSRFRCLDGSKGTLQYSPEKSSHIILACCVLHNISLEHGLDVWSSPATGHVEQPEEEYEQMESMDSEACRIRQELLLTHFS, encoded by the exons ATGGCCGTGCCCGTGGCGGTGCTGGACTGCGACCTGCTGCTGTACGGCCGCGGGCAGCGCACGCTGGACAGGTTCAGGCTGGAGGATGTGACGGACGAGTACCTGGTGGCCACCTACGGCTTCCCCCGCCGCTTCATCCGCTACCtggtggagctgctgggggccaGCCTGACGCGCCCCACGCAGCGCTCCAGGGCCATCAGCCCCGAGACGCAGGTGCTGGCGGCGCTGGGCTTCTACACCTCGGGCTCCTTCCAGACCCGCATGGGCGACGCCATGGGCATCAGCCAGGCCTCCATGAGCCGCTGCGTCGCCAACGTCACCGAGGCGCTGGTGGAAAGGGCCTCGCGCTTCATCCGCTTCCCCCAGGACGAGGCGGCGGTGCAGGGCCTGAAGGAGGACTTCTACGGGCTGGCGGGCATgccgggggtgctgggggtggtggACTGCACGCACGTGGCCATCAAAGCGCCCAACGCCGAGGACCTGGCCTACGTCAACCGCAAGGGCCTGCACTCGCTCAACTGCCTGATGGTGTGCGACGCCCGAGGGGCCCTGCTGAGCGCGGAGACGCACTGGCCAGGCAGCCTGCCGGACTGCGCcgtcctgcagcaggcagccctCGCCAGCCAGTTCGAAAACGCGCTCCATAAGGACGGCTGGCTGCTTG GTGACAGCTCCTTCTTTCTCCGAACCTGGCTGATGACCCCCCTGCACATCCCCGAGACCCCCGCAGAGTACCGCTACAACATGGCGCACTCCGCCACCCACAACGTCATTGAGCGGACATTCAGAACCATTCGGTCGCGCTTCCGCTGCCTGGACGGGTCCAAAGGCACCCTGCAGTATTCCCCGGAGAAATCCAGCCACATCATTCTGGCCTGCTGCGTGCTCCATAACATCTCCCTGGAACACGGGCTGGACGTGTGGTCCTCTCCGGCCACGGGACACGTGGAGCAGCCCGAAGAGGAGTATGAGCAGATGGAATCAATGGACTCGGAAGCCTGTCGTATTCGCCAGGAGCTTCTACTTACGCACTTTAGCTAG